A DNA window from Streptomyces parvus contains the following coding sequences:
- a CDS encoding MerR family transcriptional regulator: protein MDGKHMQIGEVAARTELSLRTIRHYEETGLVVPSARSRGGFRLYTENDVARLMVIRRMKPLGFTLDQMRDLLDATDRLDTDAALGADESEALLERVRTYQQEAAEQVEKLRVQLSRAEDFEGTLRARLERNAPTSRA from the coding sequence GTGGACGGCAAGCACATGCAGATCGGCGAGGTCGCCGCACGGACCGAACTCTCCCTGCGCACCATCCGCCACTACGAAGAGACCGGCCTCGTCGTCCCCTCCGCACGCTCCCGGGGCGGCTTCCGCCTCTACACCGAGAACGACGTCGCCCGCCTCATGGTCATCCGCCGCATGAAGCCGCTCGGCTTCACCCTGGACCAGATGCGCGACCTGCTCGACGCCACCGACCGCCTCGACACCGACGCCGCCCTCGGCGCCGACGAGAGCGAGGCCCTCCTGGAACGCGTCCGCACCTACCAGCAGGAAGCCGCCGAGCAGGTCGAGAAGCTCCGCGTCCAGCTCTCCCGCGCCGAAGACTTCGAAGGCACCCTGCGCGCCCGCCTGGAACGGAACGCGCCGACCTCCCGAGCCTGA
- a CDS encoding SulP family inorganic anion transporter — translation MSSAAPALPPAARLRGLKPDWISDPKVWRTEVLAGLVVALALIPEAISFSIIAGVDPAIGLFASFTMAVVISIVGGRRAMISAATGAVALVIAPLNREHGFGYLVAAVVLAGVFQVVLGALGVAKLMRFIPRSVMVGFVNSLAILIFMAQIPEMRDVPWAVYPLIAAGLALMVLFPKLTTVIPAPLVSIVILTVITVGAAIAVPTVGDKGELPDSLPVPGLPDVPFTPATLATIAPYAFAMALVGLMESLMTAKLVDDITDTRSNKTRESIGQGIANIVTGFFGGMGGCAMIGQTMINVKVSGARTRVSTFLAGAFLMVLCIAFGPVVSDIPMAALVAVMIMVSLATFDWHSVAPRTLKRMPAGEIAVMVLTVAAVVATHNLAVGVVLGSVTAMVVFARRVARLAEVTAVVDPDGRTVVYRVTGELFFASSNDLVGRFDYATDPDKVIIDLSSAHIWDASSVAALDAIETKYARRGKTVEITGLNPPSAHLHGRLSGELAAGH, via the coding sequence TTGTCTTCTGCCGCCCCTGCCCTCCCACCGGCCGCGCGCCTGCGTGGCCTGAAGCCCGACTGGATCTCCGACCCGAAGGTCTGGCGGACGGAGGTCCTGGCCGGCCTGGTCGTCGCCCTCGCGCTGATTCCCGAGGCCATCTCGTTCTCGATCATCGCGGGCGTGGATCCGGCGATCGGTCTGTTCGCCTCCTTCACCATGGCTGTCGTCATCTCGATCGTCGGAGGCCGTCGGGCGATGATCTCCGCCGCCACCGGCGCCGTCGCCCTGGTGATCGCGCCGCTGAACCGGGAGCACGGCTTCGGCTACCTCGTCGCCGCCGTTGTCCTCGCCGGTGTCTTCCAGGTCGTTCTGGGCGCGCTGGGCGTGGCGAAACTGATGCGGTTCATCCCGCGCTCGGTGATGGTCGGGTTCGTCAACTCCCTTGCCATCCTGATCTTCATGGCCCAGATCCCGGAGATGCGCGACGTCCCGTGGGCCGTCTACCCGCTGATCGCCGCCGGTCTGGCACTCATGGTCCTCTTCCCGAAGCTCACCACGGTGATTCCGGCGCCGCTGGTCTCCATCGTCATCCTCACCGTGATCACCGTCGGCGCCGCCATCGCGGTGCCGACCGTGGGGGACAAGGGTGAACTGCCGGACTCCCTGCCCGTGCCGGGTCTGCCGGACGTTCCGTTCACACCGGCCACGCTGGCGACGATCGCCCCGTACGCGTTCGCGATGGCGCTGGTCGGCCTGATGGAGTCGCTGATGACGGCCAAGCTGGTCGACGACATCACCGACACCCGCTCGAACAAGACGCGTGAGTCCATCGGTCAGGGCATCGCCAACATCGTCACCGGCTTCTTCGGCGGCATGGGCGGCTGCGCCATGATCGGCCAGACGATGATCAACGTGAAGGTGTCCGGAGCCCGCACCCGGGTCTCGACCTTCCTCGCCGGGGCGTTCCTGATGGTGCTGTGCATCGCCTTCGGCCCGGTCGTCTCCGACATCCCCATGGCCGCCCTGGTCGCAGTCATGATCATGGTGTCGCTCGCGACCTTCGACTGGCATTCCGTCGCCCCGAGGACCCTCAAGCGGATGCCCGCCGGCGAGATCGCCGTCATGGTCCTCACCGTCGCCGCGGTCGTCGCCACCCACAACCTCGCCGTCGGTGTCGTCCTGGGCTCCGTCACGGCCATGGTCGTCTTCGCCAGGCGGGTCGCCCGCCTCGCCGAGGTCACCGCCGTCGTCGATCCCGACGGCCGGACAGTGGTCTACCGGGTGACCGGCGAGCTGTTCTTCGCCTCCTCCAACGACCTGGTGGGCCGGTTCGACTACGCCACCGACCCGGACAAGGTGATCATCGACTTGAGTTCGGCGCACATCTGGGACGCCTCTTCCGTCGCGGCCCTCGACGCGATCGAGACCAAGTACGCCCGGCGTGGCAAGACCGTGGAGATCACCGGGCTCAACCCCCCGAGCGCCCACCTGCACGGCAGGCTCAGCGGCGAACTGGCCGCCGGCCACTGA
- the sodN gene encoding superoxide dismutase, Ni, producing MLSRLFAPKVKVSAHCDLPCGVYDPAQARIEAESVKAVQEKYQANEDADFRTRAILIKEQRAELAKHHISVLWSDYFKPPHFEKYPELHQLVNDTLKALSAAKGSNDPKTGQKALDLIAEVDRIFWETKKA from the coding sequence ATGCTTTCCCGCCTGTTTGCCCCCAAGGTGAAGGTCAGCGCCCACTGCGACCTGCCCTGCGGCGTGTACGACCCGGCCCAGGCCCGCATCGAGGCCGAGTCGGTCAAGGCCGTCCAGGAGAAGTACCAGGCCAACGAGGACGCGGACTTCCGCACCCGCGCCATCCTGATCAAGGAGCAGCGCGCCGAGCTCGCCAAGCACCACATCTCGGTGCTCTGGAGCGACTACTTCAAGCCCCCGCACTTCGAGAAGTACCCGGAGCTGCACCAGCTGGTCAACGACACCCTGAAGGCGCTCTCCGCGGCCAAGGGCTCGAACGACCCGAAGACGGGCCAGAAGGCGCTGGACCTGATCGCCGAGGTCGACCGGATCTTCTGGGAGACCAAGAAGGCCTGA
- the sodX gene encoding nickel-type superoxide dismutase maturation protease, with protein MPERRQVSEGGRLTRRPLRVVEVTGPSMVPTLYHGDLLLVQYGVPVRPGDVVILRHPFQQDLLVVKRAVERRPGGWWVRGDNTFAGGDSTDYGVVPEELVLARVRARYRPLAKGQRSVTGVLGWAVSALRPVRSASSRLRAR; from the coding sequence ATGCCGGAGCGGCGGCAGGTGTCCGAGGGCGGGCGTTTGACGCGGCGTCCGTTGCGGGTGGTGGAGGTGACGGGCCCTTCGATGGTGCCCACGCTCTACCACGGCGATCTGCTGCTCGTGCAGTACGGCGTGCCCGTGCGCCCCGGTGACGTGGTCATTCTGCGGCACCCCTTCCAGCAGGACCTGCTGGTGGTCAAACGGGCCGTCGAGCGGCGGCCCGGCGGCTGGTGGGTGCGCGGCGACAACACCTTCGCGGGCGGGGACAGCACGGATTACGGGGTCGTGCCCGAGGAGCTCGTGCTGGCCCGGGTGCGGGCCCGCTACCGGCCCCTGGCGAAGGGTCAGCGGTCGGTGACGGGAGTGCTGGGCTGGGCGGTCTCCGCGCTGCGCCCGGTGCGTTCGGCCTCCTCGCGCTTGCGGGCCCGGTAG
- a CDS encoding ABATE domain-containing protein, with protein sequence MELASYSDYAVRLVNTEEPARNKDTLTSVEAVRELFGASRQAARRATEADVTRFRSVRARLRGVFEAADDGDETLAVDLLNSLLLEFPVSPQISGHDFRDEDGRPDWHMHLADHPSNATAGYAAIAAMGLAFHLTGHGVDRLGLCEAAPCRNAYLDTSTNRSRRYCSDRCATRANVAAYRARKREEAERTGRSAETAQPSTPVTDR encoded by the coding sequence GTGGAACTGGCCTCTTACTCGGACTATGCCGTGCGCCTGGTCAACACCGAGGAACCGGCCCGCAACAAGGACACGCTCACCTCCGTCGAGGCGGTCCGGGAGCTGTTCGGCGCCAGCCGGCAGGCGGCGCGGCGGGCGACGGAGGCGGACGTGACCCGGTTCCGTTCCGTACGGGCGCGGCTGCGCGGGGTCTTCGAGGCGGCGGACGACGGCGACGAGACGCTCGCGGTCGACCTGCTGAACTCGCTACTGCTGGAGTTCCCGGTGAGCCCGCAGATCTCGGGGCACGACTTCCGGGACGAGGACGGCAGGCCGGACTGGCACATGCACCTGGCCGACCACCCGTCGAACGCGACCGCGGGCTACGCGGCCATCGCGGCGATGGGCCTGGCCTTCCATCTCACCGGGCACGGCGTGGACCGGCTCGGCCTGTGCGAGGCGGCCCCCTGCCGCAACGCGTACCTGGACACCTCCACCAACCGGTCCCGGCGCTACTGCTCGGACCGCTGCGCGACACGCGCCAACGTGGCCGCCTACCGGGCCCGCAAGCGCGAGGAGGCCGAACGCACCGGGCGCAGCGCGGAGACCGCCCAGCCCAGCACTCCCGTCACCGACCGCTGA
- a CDS encoding trans-aconitate 2-methyltransferase: protein MTETAAGTDWQSWQESWDRQQEWYMPDREERFRVMLDMVEAVVGPEPRVLDLACGTGSITDRLLKRFPNATSTGVDLDPALLTIARGTFEGDDRVTFVTADLKDPDWTTRLPHTSYDAVLTATALHWLHSEPLAVLYGQLGGLVRDGGVFMNADRTIDPATPRINAAERAHRHAAMDRAKAAGALDWAEWWAVAAKDPVLAAPTAERFAIYGEHADGDMPSADWHARTLLASGFGEARAVWASPSDSLVLAVK, encoded by the coding sequence GTGACGGAGACGGCTGCGGGCACCGACTGGCAGTCCTGGCAGGAGAGCTGGGACCGGCAGCAGGAGTGGTACATGCCCGACCGCGAGGAGCGGTTCCGGGTGATGCTGGACATGGTCGAGGCGGTCGTCGGACCGGAACCGCGGGTCCTCGACCTCGCGTGCGGTACGGGAAGTATTACGGACCGGCTCCTCAAGCGGTTCCCGAACGCCACGAGTACCGGCGTCGATCTCGACCCCGCGCTCCTGACCATCGCCCGCGGCACCTTCGAGGGCGACGACCGGGTCACCTTCGTCACCGCCGACCTCAAGGACCCGGACTGGACCACCCGGCTGCCCCACACCTCGTACGACGCCGTCCTCACCGCCACCGCCCTGCACTGGCTGCACAGCGAGCCGCTGGCCGTCCTGTACGGGCAGCTCGGCGGGCTCGTCCGGGACGGCGGGGTCTTCATGAACGCCGACCGCACCATCGACCCGGCCACCCCGCGCATCAACGCCGCCGAGCGCGCCCACCGGCACGCCGCGATGGACCGCGCCAAGGCCGCCGGAGCGCTCGACTGGGCCGAGTGGTGGGCCGTCGCCGCCAAGGACCCCGTCCTCGCCGCACCCACCGCCGAGCGCTTCGCGATCTACGGCGAGCACGCGGACGGCGACATGCCCTCCGCCGACTGGCACGCCCGCACGCTCCTCGCCTCCGGTTTCGGTGAGGCCCGCGCGGTCTGGGCGTCCCCCTCGGACAGCCTCGTCCTCGCGGTGAAGTAG
- a CDS encoding amino acid ABC transporter ATP-binding protein: MTTPMVKAEGVHKSFGAAHILKGIDLEVAPREVFCLIGPSGSGKSTFLRCINHLEKINAGRLSVDGELVGYRQKGDKLYELKDSEVALQRRDIGMVFQRFNLFPHMTALENVMEAPIQVKGEAKAVARARAEKLLDRVGLGDKAKNYPSQLSGGQQQRVAIARALAMEPKLMLFDEPTSALDPELVGDVLDVMRGLAEDGMTMIVVTHEMGFAREVGDALVFMDDGVVVESGHPREVLTNPQHDRTKSFLSKVL; encoded by the coding sequence ATGACCACCCCCATGGTGAAGGCCGAGGGCGTCCACAAGTCCTTCGGCGCCGCCCACATCCTCAAGGGCATCGACCTGGAGGTCGCCCCGCGTGAGGTGTTCTGCCTGATCGGCCCGTCCGGCTCCGGCAAGTCGACCTTCCTGCGGTGCATCAACCACCTGGAGAAGATCAACGCCGGCCGGCTCTCGGTCGACGGCGAGCTGGTCGGCTACCGGCAGAAGGGCGACAAGCTCTACGAGCTGAAGGACAGCGAGGTCGCCCTCCAGCGCCGTGACATCGGCATGGTCTTCCAGCGCTTCAACCTGTTTCCGCACATGACGGCGCTGGAGAACGTCATGGAGGCGCCGATCCAGGTCAAGGGCGAGGCCAAGGCCGTGGCCCGGGCCCGCGCCGAGAAGCTGCTGGACCGGGTGGGCCTCGGCGACAAGGCGAAGAACTACCCCTCGCAGCTCTCCGGCGGCCAGCAGCAGCGCGTGGCCATCGCCCGCGCGCTGGCGATGGAGCCGAAGCTGATGCTCTTCGACGAGCCGACCTCCGCGCTCGACCCCGAGCTGGTCGGCGATGTCCTGGACGTCATGCGGGGCCTCGCCGAGGACGGCATGACGATGATCGTCGTCACCCACGAGATGGGCTTCGCCCGCGAGGTGGGCGACGCGCTGGTCTTCATGGACGACGGCGTGGTGGTCGAATCGGGCCACCCGCGCGAGGTGCTGACCAACCCGCAGCACGACCGGACGAAGTCGTTCCTGTCCAAGGTGCTGTAG
- a CDS encoding amino acid ABC transporter permease produces MTDKFDKTPAASPAGQVSVSKAATTAPENIKAIPVRHVGRWISGVVVIGLLVALGYAFSQGNIQWHAVGDKLFDSSVIAGAGRTLLISVLAMVLGVILGVVLAVMRLSKNPVTSWVAWLYIWFFRGTPVYVQLLLWFNLALIFPVLNIPFIYKDEMTDVMTPFMCALLGLALNEAAYMAEICRAGIQSVDEGQTEASHALGMTQAKTMRRVVLPQALRVIIPPTGNEFINMLKTSSLVYAVTYNELLRSTSQIGSTSYAVMEMLFVASIWYIVMTSVFSVGQYYLERRFARGSLRSLPLTPWQRVKVNLAAFGNRPSGGVSA; encoded by the coding sequence ATGACTGACAAGTTCGACAAGACACCCGCCGCCTCACCGGCCGGCCAGGTGTCCGTCTCCAAGGCCGCCACCACGGCCCCGGAGAACATCAAGGCCATTCCCGTCCGCCATGTCGGCCGTTGGATCAGCGGCGTCGTGGTGATCGGCCTCCTCGTCGCCCTCGGATACGCCTTCTCGCAGGGCAACATCCAGTGGCACGCCGTCGGCGACAAGCTGTTCGACAGCAGCGTCATCGCCGGAGCGGGCCGCACCCTGCTGATCAGCGTCCTCGCGATGGTGCTCGGCGTGATCCTCGGCGTCGTGCTCGCCGTGATGCGGCTGTCGAAGAACCCGGTCACCAGCTGGGTGGCCTGGCTGTACATCTGGTTCTTCCGGGGCACCCCGGTCTACGTACAGCTGCTGCTCTGGTTCAACCTGGCGCTGATCTTCCCCGTCCTGAACATCCCGTTCATCTACAAGGACGAGATGACGGACGTCATGACCCCGTTCATGTGCGCTCTCTTGGGGCTCGCGCTGAACGAGGCCGCCTACATGGCGGAGATCTGCCGCGCCGGCATCCAGTCGGTCGACGAGGGCCAGACCGAGGCCTCGCACGCGCTGGGCATGACCCAGGCGAAGACCATGCGCCGCGTGGTCCTCCCGCAGGCGCTGCGGGTGATCATCCCGCCGACCGGCAACGAGTTCATCAACATGCTGAAGACCTCCTCGCTCGTCTACGCGGTCACGTACAACGAACTGCTCCGCTCCACCTCGCAAATCGGCTCCACGTCGTACGCGGTGATGGAGATGCTGTTCGTCGCGTCCATCTGGTACATCGTGATGACCAGCGTGTTCAGCGTCGGCCAGTACTACCTGGAGCGCCGCTTCGCCCGCGGCTCGCTGCGTTCGCTGCCGCTCACCCCGTGGCAGCGCGTCAAGGTCAACCTCGCCGCGTTCGGCAACCGGCCCTCCGGAGGTGTCTCCGCATGA
- a CDS encoding ABC transporter substrate-binding protein encodes MTASITRRTTAKSRIAAIGAIAVAASLLLTACGDQTDSASQESGSGKETKSGAPLFSKLPEKYQKSGVIKVGTNAEYAPMESVENGKIVGVDPDLAEALGKQLGVKFEFTSGSFDGLITALNSGRHDIAMSSITDNKQRQEGLDDSGKKLGEGVDFVDYFLAGTAVYTKKGNPQNIKSIEDLCGKPAAVQRGTTYEEALKKQSKACTDGGEKAIKIESFENDTEAQTRVKSGGAVAGVNDYPVAVDLARKADGGNAFEVVGEQVDAGPFGIAVKKTNTGLRDALKEAVDAIIADGSYQKVLDKWGAGTGAIDKAAINGGK; translated from the coding sequence ATGACCGCAAGCATCACGCGTCGTACGACCGCGAAGTCCCGGATTGCGGCGATCGGCGCCATCGCGGTCGCCGCCTCCCTGCTGCTCACCGCCTGTGGCGACCAGACCGACAGCGCGTCCCAGGAGAGCGGCAGCGGCAAGGAGACCAAGAGCGGCGCTCCGCTCTTCTCGAAGCTGCCGGAGAAGTACCAGAAGTCCGGTGTGATCAAGGTCGGCACGAATGCCGAATACGCCCCGATGGAGTCCGTGGAGAACGGGAAGATCGTGGGTGTCGACCCCGATCTGGCCGAGGCGCTCGGCAAGCAGCTCGGCGTGAAGTTCGAGTTCACCTCGGGTTCTTTCGACGGCCTCATCACCGCCCTGAACTCCGGCCGCCACGACATCGCGATGTCGTCGATCACGGACAACAAGCAGCGCCAGGAGGGCCTGGACGACTCCGGCAAGAAGCTGGGCGAGGGCGTCGACTTCGTCGACTACTTCCTCGCCGGTACGGCCGTGTACACCAAGAAGGGCAACCCGCAGAACATCAAGTCCATCGAGGACCTGTGCGGCAAGCCCGCGGCGGTGCAGCGCGGCACCACGTACGAGGAGGCCCTCAAGAAGCAGTCGAAGGCCTGTACGGACGGCGGCGAGAAGGCCATCAAGATCGAGTCCTTCGAGAACGACACCGAGGCCCAGACCCGCGTGAAGTCCGGCGGTGCGGTCGCCGGTGTCAACGACTACCCGGTCGCGGTCGACCTGGCCCGCAAGGCCGACGGCGGCAACGCGTTCGAGGTCGTGGGCGAGCAGGTCGACGCCGGCCCGTTCGGTATCGCCGTCAAGAAGACCAACACCGGCCTGCGCGACGCCCTGAAGGAGGCCGTCGACGCGATCATCGCCGACGGTTCGTACCAGAAGGTGCTCGACAAGTGGGGCGCCGGTACGGGAGCGATCGACAAGGCCGCCATCAACGGCGGCAAGTGA
- a CDS encoding NADP-dependent malic enzyme, translated as MAAEIVNPRSDSTIDSATDRGIERTSAADTGADEPFDPAFALHRGGKMAVQATVPIRDKDDLSLAYTPGVAKVCSAIADNPELVHDYTWKSQVVAVVTDGTAVLGLGDIGPEASLPVMEGKAILFKQFGGVDAVPIALATTDADEIVDTVVRLAPSFGGVNLEDISAPRCFEIERKLQERLDIPVFHDDQHGTAVVTLAALRNAAKLSGRTLGDLRGVISGAGAAGVAIAKFLLEAGIGDIAVADRKGIVSRDRDDLTEVKRELAELTNRAGLTGSLEQALAGADVFIGVSGGTVPEAAVASMAPGAYVFAMANPNPEVHPEVAHKYAAVVATGRSDFPNQINNVLAFPGIFAGALQVRASRITEGMKIAAANALADVVGDELAADYVIPSPFDERVAPAVTAAVAAAARAEGVARR; from the coding sequence ATGGCAGCGGAGATCGTCAATCCTCGCAGCGACAGCACCATCGACAGCGCCACCGACCGTGGCATCGAGCGCACGAGCGCGGCGGACACCGGGGCCGACGAGCCCTTCGATCCGGCCTTCGCCCTCCACCGGGGCGGGAAGATGGCCGTGCAGGCCACCGTCCCGATCCGGGACAAGGACGACCTCTCCCTGGCGTACACGCCCGGAGTGGCGAAAGTGTGCAGCGCCATCGCCGACAACCCCGAGCTCGTCCACGACTACACCTGGAAGTCGCAGGTCGTGGCCGTCGTGACGGACGGCACCGCCGTGCTCGGCCTCGGCGACATCGGGCCCGAGGCGTCCCTCCCCGTGATGGAGGGCAAGGCCATCCTCTTCAAGCAGTTCGGCGGCGTCGACGCGGTGCCGATCGCGCTCGCGACCACCGACGCCGACGAGATCGTCGACACCGTCGTCCGGCTCGCCCCCTCCTTCGGCGGGGTCAACCTGGAGGACATCTCGGCGCCCCGCTGCTTCGAGATCGAGCGCAAGCTCCAGGAGCGGCTGGACATCCCGGTCTTCCACGACGACCAGCACGGCACCGCGGTCGTCACCCTCGCCGCCCTGCGCAACGCCGCGAAGCTCTCCGGGCGGACGCTCGGCGATCTGCGCGGTGTCATCTCCGGCGCGGGCGCGGCGGGCGTGGCCATCGCCAAGTTCCTGCTGGAGGCGGGGATCGGCGACATCGCGGTGGCCGACCGCAAGGGCATCGTCAGCCGCGACCGCGACGACCTGACCGAGGTCAAGCGCGAGCTGGCGGAGCTGACGAACCGGGCGGGCCTGACCGGTTCGCTGGAGCAGGCGCTCGCCGGTGCGGACGTCTTCATCGGCGTCTCCGGCGGTACGGTCCCGGAGGCGGCGGTGGCCTCGATGGCGCCCGGCGCGTACGTCTTCGCGATGGCCAACCCGAATCCGGAGGTCCACCCGGAGGTCGCGCACAAGTACGCGGCCGTCGTGGCGACCGGGCGGTCCGACTTCCCGAACCAGATCAACAACGTGCTGGCGTTCCCGGGGATCTTCGCGGGTGCGCTCCAGGTGCGGGCCTCCCGGATCACGGAGGGCATGAAGATCGCCGCGGCGAACGCGCTGGCCGACGTGGTCGGCGATGAACTGGCGGCGGACTACGTGATCCCGTCCCCGTTCGACGAGCGGGTCGCGCCTGCCGTCACCGCGGCTGTGGCCGCGGCGGCGCGGGCGGAGGGTGTGGCTCGGCGCTGA
- a CDS encoding zinc-binding dehydrogenase produces the protein MFAAYAARIDPDQPLTGLELGDRPAPEARPGWSTVTVRAASLNHHDLWSLRGVGLSQDRLPMILGCDAAGVDQDGNEVVLHSVIGQSGHGVGPKEPRSILTERYQGTFAEQVTVPTWNVLPKPKEISFAEAACLPTAWLTAYRMLFTNAGVRPGDSVLVQGAGGGVATAAIVLGKAAGLRVFATSRDRAKRERAVELGALEAYEPGTRLPQRVDAVIETVGAATWSHSVKSLRPGGTLVISGATSGDRPAHAELTRIFFLELKVVGSTMGSKDELEDLLAFCATTGVRPIIDEVLPLDRAREGFQRLESGDLFGKIVLTPTS, from the coding sequence ATGTTCGCCGCCTACGCAGCCCGCATCGACCCCGACCAGCCCCTGACCGGCCTGGAGCTGGGCGATCGCCCGGCACCCGAGGCGCGTCCCGGGTGGAGCACCGTCACCGTCCGGGCCGCCTCCCTCAACCACCACGACCTCTGGTCCCTGCGCGGCGTCGGCCTGTCGCAGGACCGGCTGCCGATGATCCTCGGCTGCGACGCGGCCGGCGTCGACCAGGACGGCAACGAGGTCGTCCTGCACTCCGTCATCGGGCAGTCCGGGCACGGCGTCGGGCCGAAGGAACCGCGCTCCATCCTCACCGAGCGCTACCAGGGCACCTTCGCCGAGCAGGTCACGGTCCCCACCTGGAACGTCCTGCCCAAGCCGAAGGAGATCAGCTTCGCCGAGGCCGCCTGCCTGCCGACCGCCTGGCTCACCGCGTACCGGATGCTGTTCACCAACGCCGGGGTCCGGCCCGGGGATTCCGTGCTCGTCCAGGGCGCCGGCGGCGGGGTCGCCACCGCCGCGATCGTGCTCGGGAAGGCCGCCGGGCTGCGGGTCTTCGCCACCAGCCGGGACCGGGCCAAGCGCGAGCGGGCGGTCGAACTCGGCGCGCTGGAGGCGTACGAGCCCGGCACCCGGCTTCCGCAGCGCGTGGACGCCGTCATCGAGACCGTGGGGGCCGCCACCTGGTCCCACTCCGTGAAGTCGCTGCGCCCCGGCGGCACCCTCGTCATCTCCGGGGCCACCAGTGGCGACCGGCCCGCGCACGCCGAGCTGACCCGGATCTTCTTCCTGGAGCTGAAGGTCGTCGGCTCCACCATGGGGTCCAAGGACGAGCTGGAGGACCTGCTCGCGTTCTGTGCCACCACCGGGGTGCGCCCGATTATCGACGAGGTGCTGCCGCTCGACCGGGCCCGGGAGGGGTTCCAACGGCTGGAGTCCGGCGACCTGTTCGGGAAGATCGTGCTCACGCCGACCTCCTAG
- a CDS encoding cellulase family glycosylhydrolase — MAVVVASVLAAGALAPAASARPAPLSPSSSSYERAVPPLTDNRGRVLTLRGWNVEDKANRGEDALTAITERHFRDLSANGFNFARLLVFWDDLEPRRGQYSARYLHRIERILDWARKHRVHVLIDAHQDVFGPAFGHRGIPEWATRTDGLPFTPNPDDWFSEYFQPAVQRAFTHLYEDPDLQRAQAAMWQVLATRFRDHPAVIGYDLINEPMGELRPGEEPATAARRIEAEHLTPLYNRLARAVRAKDRSTWIFVEPTPIVGEGVPTGLGRIHDSRTVYAPHFYNTAMEAGADYDPDAGWIEAYEAAVTAYPARHGMPVVVGEWGPLNNSLPHMGRFYREALASLNRYSSGWAGYVWCYGGGYCAVDGRGRFRTNKEETATPYAPAVAGAVRSQTYDAGTRTYRLAYRAAARPGVTELSLPPSSRGWRVSVTGPARVLEKGARGGWPAVLAWPGSEVAVTVREAGPYGRTDHP; from the coding sequence ATGGCAGTTGTCGTCGCGTCCGTGCTCGCGGCGGGGGCCCTCGCCCCCGCCGCCTCGGCACGCCCCGCCCCCCTCTCCCCGTCTTCGTCCTCGTACGAACGCGCCGTCCCGCCCCTCACCGACAACCGCGGGCGCGTCCTCACCCTGCGCGGCTGGAACGTCGAGGACAAGGCGAACCGCGGCGAGGACGCCCTCACCGCCATCACCGAACGGCACTTCCGCGACCTGAGCGCGAACGGCTTCAACTTCGCCCGGCTGCTGGTCTTCTGGGACGACCTGGAGCCCCGGCGCGGCCAGTACAGCGCGCGCTACCTCCACAGGATCGAACGCATCCTGGACTGGGCCCGCAAACACCGCGTCCACGTCCTCATCGACGCCCACCAGGACGTCTTCGGGCCCGCGTTCGGCCACCGGGGCATCCCGGAATGGGCCACCAGGACCGACGGGCTGCCGTTCACCCCCAACCCCGACGACTGGTTCTCGGAGTACTTCCAGCCCGCCGTGCAGCGGGCCTTCACCCACCTCTACGAGGATCCCGACCTCCAGCGCGCCCAGGCCGCCATGTGGCAGGTCCTCGCGACCCGCTTCCGCGACCACCCGGCCGTCATCGGCTACGACCTGATCAACGAGCCCATGGGGGAGCTGCGCCCGGGCGAGGAACCGGCGACCGCCGCCCGCCGCATCGAGGCCGAGCACCTCACGCCCCTGTACAACCGGCTCGCCCGCGCCGTCCGGGCGAAGGACCGCTCCACCTGGATCTTCGTCGAGCCGACCCCCATCGTCGGCGAAGGCGTGCCCACGGGCCTCGGCCGGATCCATGACAGCCGGACCGTGTACGCCCCGCACTTCTACAACACCGCCATGGAGGCGGGCGCCGACTACGACCCGGACGCGGGCTGGATCGAGGCGTACGAGGCGGCGGTCACCGCCTACCCCGCCCGCCACGGGATGCCCGTGGTCGTGGGGGAGTGGGGGCCGCTGAACAACTCCCTCCCCCACATGGGCCGCTTCTACCGCGAGGCCCTCGCCTCCCTGAACCGCTACAGCTCCGGCTGGGCGGGGTACGTGTGGTGCTACGGCGGCGGCTACTGCGCCGTCGACGGGCGCGGCCGCTTCCGTACGAACAAGGAGGAGACCGCCACCCCGTACGCCCCGGCCGTCGCGGGGGCCGTCCGCTCCCAGACGTACGACGCGGGCACCCGCACCTACCGCCTCGCCTACCGGGCCGCCGCCCGGCCCGGAGTGACGGAGCTGTCCCTGCCGCCCTCGTCTCGGGGGTGGCGGGTCTCCGTCACCGGCCCCGCCCGCGTTCTCGAGAAGGGAGCGCGCGGGGGATGGCCGGCCGTTCTCGCGTGGCCCGGGAGCGAAGTGGCCGTGACCGTGCGGGAAGCTGGCCCGTATGGACGGACTGACCACCCCTGA